A window from Synechococcus sp. RSCCF101 encodes these proteins:
- a CDS encoding diguanylate cyclase — translation MGQGRWRRFLALDLLLGGVFAGLAVATHVLEQNHIRTTTIARLDGEATELASAIERSVRDAVLSKGGLISMLAHHPLMSFSAFQELAGQASLNPGMIFIEWQPLVPAAERAAFEQRVRRQGGVLSDFRLWEESEAGPIPARPRDPHVPVLYVIANFEGDTTLGLDLAFSPERMESKWQARDTGQPVASGLFPVIRWPDDPTSPIGFAITAPAFDDGIVPTGLEQRRQNLEGFLALVFDLAVLLEAELLAMRAKGLNVRISEEGCPDAPCLDERVGEPVGEPALARAMVYGTPWSVELSATEAFLSATMNRFARHLAWMVAGVGAVVMVFTVLQQRSMLQLSAARQALSRTNRELEASEEQLRELSRHDPLTNLFNRRAFMERLNTELTRSRRYGLPLALLMVDLDHFKRVNDSWGHLTGDAVLVRLSRLLRETMRGSDVVARLGGEEFVILLNHTDTAEALAIAQRLLEDARGLVHRPACQPVPVGGGPAGGEEEFRVTLSIGIVMALPDADALALIDLADRALYAAKDGGRDRVVLHREGSEPPGSPA, via the coding sequence ATGGGGCAGGGGCGCTGGCGGCGGTTTCTGGCCCTCGACCTGCTGCTGGGGGGCGTGTTCGCGGGGCTGGCCGTGGCCACCCATGTGCTGGAGCAGAACCACATCCGCACCACCACCATCGCCCGGCTCGATGGCGAAGCCACCGAACTGGCCTCAGCGATCGAGCGCTCGGTGCGGGATGCGGTGCTGAGCAAGGGAGGGTTGATCTCCATGCTCGCCCACCATCCCTTGATGTCCTTCAGCGCCTTCCAGGAGCTGGCCGGGCAGGCGTCCCTCAATCCAGGGATGATCTTCATTGAGTGGCAGCCGCTGGTGCCCGCCGCCGAGCGGGCCGCCTTCGAGCAGCGGGTGCGCCGGCAGGGCGGCGTCCTGAGCGACTTCCGCCTCTGGGAGGAGAGCGAGGCCGGGCCGATCCCCGCCCGCCCACGCGATCCGCACGTGCCGGTGCTCTACGTGATCGCCAACTTCGAGGGCGACACCACCCTCGGGCTCGATCTGGCCTTCTCACCCGAACGGATGGAGTCGAAGTGGCAGGCCCGGGATACGGGTCAGCCGGTGGCCTCCGGCCTGTTCCCCGTGATCCGCTGGCCCGATGACCCCACTTCTCCGATCGGCTTCGCCATCACCGCGCCTGCCTTCGACGATGGCATCGTGCCGACGGGGCTGGAGCAGCGGCGCCAGAACCTGGAGGGTTTCCTCGCTCTGGTGTTCGATCTCGCGGTGCTGTTGGAGGCGGAGCTTCTCGCGATGCGCGCCAAGGGCCTGAACGTGCGCATCAGCGAGGAGGGCTGCCCCGATGCCCCCTGCCTCGACGAGCGCGTCGGCGAGCCGGTGGGCGAGCCGGCCCTGGCGCGAGCGATGGTCTACGGCACGCCCTGGAGCGTGGAGCTCTCCGCCACCGAGGCGTTCCTGAGCGCCACGATGAATCGCTTCGCCCGCCACCTGGCCTGGATGGTGGCGGGGGTGGGGGCGGTGGTGATGGTGTTCACGGTGCTGCAGCAGCGCTCCATGCTCCAACTGAGCGCGGCCCGCCAGGCCCTCAGCCGCACCAACCGCGAGCTGGAGGCCTCCGAGGAGCAGCTGCGGGAGCTCTCGCGCCACGACCCCCTCACCAACCTGTTCAACCGGCGCGCCTTCATGGAGCGGCTGAACACGGAGCTCACCCGCAGCCGCCGCTACGGCCTGCCCCTCGCTCTGCTCATGGTCGATCTCGACCACTTCAAGCGCGTCAACGACAGCTGGGGCCACCTCACCGGCGATGCCGTTCTGGTGCGGCTCTCCCGTCTGCTTCGGGAGACCATGCGCGGCAGCGATGTGGTGGCCCGCCTCGGTGGGGAGGAGTTCGTGATCCTGCTCAATCACACCGACACCGCCGAAGCCCTGGCGATCGCGCAGCGCCTGCTTGAGGACGCCCGCGGCCTGGTGCACCGTCCCGCCTGCCAGCCGGTGCCGGTGGGCGGAGGCCCGGCCGGCGGCGAGGAGGAGTTCCGGGTCACCCTCAGCATCGGCATCGTCATGGCCCTCCCGGATGCCGACGCACTGGCTCTGATCGATCTGGCCGACCGGGCCCTCTATGCCGCCAAGGACGGCGGACGCGACCGGGTGGTGCTGCACCGCGAGGGCTCTGAGCCACCAGGATCCCCGGCATGA
- a CDS encoding 7-carboxy-7-deazaguanine synthase QueE has translation MRTGLPLTGAACLPVVETFHSIQGEGLHGGRSAFFIRLAGCRVGCPWCDTKHSWPQEAHDRRPLPELGRDARKAARDGAAFVVITGGEPLHHDLGPLCRELEQATHLPLHLETSGVDPLSGRFAWITLSPKRHRPPLDGLLAACQELKVVVHDPEDLSFAEAMAARALALRAAEADPPALLLQPGWQSEAGTALALGHVRSHPAWRLSLQQHKSLGVR, from the coding sequence ATGAGAACCGGCCTTCCCCTGACGGGGGCGGCCTGCCTCCCGGTGGTGGAGACCTTCCACTCGATTCAGGGCGAGGGGCTGCACGGCGGCCGCAGCGCCTTCTTCATCCGCCTGGCGGGCTGCCGCGTCGGCTGCCCCTGGTGCGACACCAAGCACTCCTGGCCCCAGGAGGCCCACGACCGCCGGCCGCTGCCGGAGCTGGGGCGGGACGCCCGGAAGGCCGCACGCGACGGCGCGGCCTTCGTGGTGATCACCGGCGGCGAACCGCTGCACCACGATCTCGGGCCCCTCTGCCGTGAGCTGGAGCAGGCCACCCATCTGCCGCTGCACCTGGAGACCAGCGGCGTGGATCCCCTCAGCGGCCGCTTCGCCTGGATCACCCTCTCCCCCAAGCGGCACCGCCCGCCCCTGGACGGCCTGCTGGCGGCCTGCCAGGAGCTCAAGGTGGTGGTGCACGATCCGGAGGATCTGAGCTTCGCCGAGGCCATGGCGGCGCGGGCGCTGGCCCTCAGGGCCGCTGAAGCTGATCCGCCGGCCCTGCTGCTGCAGCCGGGCTGGCAGAGCGAGGCCGGCACCGCCCTGGCCCTGGGCCATGTGCGCAGCCATCCGGCCTGGCGCCTGAGCCTGCAGCAGCACAAGAGCCTGGGGGTGCGCTGA
- a CDS encoding CTP synthase, whose translation MSKFVFVTGGVVSSIGKGIVAASLGRLLKSRGYSVSILKLDPYLNVDPGTMSPFQHGEVFVTEDGAETDLDLGHYERFTDTAMSRLNSVTTGSVYQAVINKERRGDYNGGTVQVIPHITAEIRERIHRVAANSNADVVITEIGGTVGDIESLPFLEAIREFRDDVARRDLAYIHVTLLPYIGTSGEIKTKPTQHSVKELRSIGIQPDLLVCRSDRDISDELRRKIGGFCGVSTRAVIPALDADSIYAVPLTLEERGLCREVLQVIDLPDHESEMGAWAQLVHKLRHPGPPVTVALVGKYVQLNDAYLSVVEALRHACLAQDASLDLHWVCAEQIESDGPEALLQGMDAVVVPGGFGNRGVDGKVEAIRWAREQRVPFLGLCLGMQCAVIEWARNVAGLVGASSAELEPGTPHPVIHLLPEQQDVVDLGGTMRLGVYPCRIGAGTLAERLYGREVIYERHRHRYEFNNAYRNLFLQSGYAISGTSPDGRLAELVELRDHPYFTACQFHPEFLSRPGSPHPLFLGLIAAAQQRHSALAAGTDPAAQAAAAHATADLAPSTP comes from the coding sequence ATGAGCAAATTCGTCTTCGTCACCGGCGGGGTGGTCTCCAGCATCGGCAAGGGGATCGTGGCGGCCAGCCTGGGACGGCTGCTCAAGTCGCGCGGGTACAGCGTTTCGATCCTCAAGCTGGACCCGTACCTGAACGTGGACCCCGGCACCATGAGCCCCTTCCAGCACGGGGAGGTGTTCGTCACCGAGGACGGCGCCGAGACCGACCTGGACCTGGGCCACTACGAGCGCTTCACCGACACGGCCATGTCGCGCCTCAACAGCGTGACCACCGGCTCGGTGTATCAGGCGGTGATCAACAAGGAGCGACGCGGCGACTACAACGGCGGCACCGTGCAGGTGATCCCCCACATCACCGCCGAGATCCGCGAGCGCATCCACCGGGTCGCCGCCAACAGCAACGCCGACGTGGTGATCACCGAGATCGGCGGCACGGTGGGCGACATCGAATCCCTGCCCTTCCTCGAGGCGATCCGGGAATTCCGCGACGACGTGGCCCGCCGCGATCTGGCCTACATCCACGTCACGCTGCTGCCCTACATCGGCACCTCGGGCGAGATCAAGACCAAACCGACCCAGCACTCGGTGAAGGAGCTGCGCTCGATCGGCATCCAGCCGGATCTGCTGGTCTGCCGCAGCGACCGCGACATCAGCGATGAGCTGCGCCGCAAGATCGGCGGCTTCTGCGGCGTGTCCACCCGGGCTGTGATCCCGGCCCTCGATGCCGACAGCATCTACGCCGTGCCCCTCACCCTCGAGGAGCGGGGCCTCTGCCGGGAGGTGCTGCAGGTGATCGACCTGCCCGATCACGAGAGCGAGATGGGGGCCTGGGCCCAGCTGGTGCACAAGCTGCGCCATCCCGGCCCGCCGGTGACCGTGGCCCTGGTGGGCAAGTACGTGCAGCTCAACGACGCTTACCTCTCGGTGGTGGAGGCCCTGCGCCATGCCTGCCTGGCGCAGGACGCCTCCCTCGACCTGCACTGGGTCTGTGCCGAGCAGATCGAGAGCGACGGCCCCGAGGCTCTGCTGCAGGGCATGGATGCGGTGGTGGTGCCCGGCGGCTTCGGCAACCGGGGTGTGGACGGCAAGGTGGAGGCGATCCGCTGGGCGCGGGAGCAGCGGGTGCCCTTTCTCGGGCTCTGCCTCGGCATGCAGTGCGCCGTGATCGAGTGGGCCCGCAACGTGGCCGGCCTGGTGGGGGCCAGCAGCGCCGAGCTCGAGCCGGGCACACCCCATCCGGTGATCCACCTGCTGCCGGAGCAGCAGGACGTGGTGGACCTGGGCGGCACCATGCGCCTGGGGGTCTACCCCTGCCGGATCGGGGCCGGCACCCTGGCCGAGCGGCTCTACGGGCGCGAGGTGATCTACGAGCGGCACCGGCACCGCTACGAGTTCAACAACGCCTACCGCAACCTGTTCCTGCAGTCGGGCTACGCCATCAGCGGCACCTCACCGGATGGCCGCCTGGCGGAACTGGTGGAGCTGCGCGATCACCCCTACTTCACGGCCTGCCAGTTCCATCCGGAGTTCCTCTCCCGCCCCGGCAGCCCCCACCCCCTGTTCCTGGGCCTGATCGCCGCGGCCCAGCAGCGCCACAGCGCTCTGGCGGCGGGAACGGACCCCGCGGCACAGGCCGCGGCGGCGCACGCGACGGCCGACCTCGCCCCCTCCACCCCATGA
- a CDS encoding Dps family protein encodes MSISAPAINIGIPEAQRQEIADGLSRLLADTYVLYGNTHGFHWNVTGPMFNTLHLMFMEQYTELWNALDVIAERIRALGCPAPFGGRILSALASVEEADTHPAALAMVRQLVEGHEAVARTARQVFAVAEAANDQPTADLLTQRLQIHEKTAWMLRSLLEG; translated from the coding sequence ATGAGCATCAGCGCCCCCGCCATCAACATCGGCATCCCCGAAGCCCAGCGGCAGGAGATCGCCGACGGCCTCAGCCGTCTGCTGGCGGATACCTACGTACTCTACGGCAACACCCACGGTTTCCACTGGAACGTGACCGGGCCGATGTTCAACACGCTGCACCTGATGTTCATGGAGCAGTACACCGAGCTCTGGAACGCCCTCGATGTGATCGCCGAGCGGATCCGCGCCCTCGGCTGCCCGGCGCCCTTCGGCGGTCGCATCCTCTCCGCTCTGGCCAGCGTGGAGGAGGCCGACACCCACCCGGCGGCCCTGGCCATGGTGCGGCAGCTGGTGGAGGGGCATGAGGCGGTGGCCCGCACCGCCCGGCAGGTGTTCGCGGTGGCCGAGGCTGCCAACGATCAGCCCACGGCCGACCTGCTCACCCAGCGGCTGCAGATCCACGAGAAGACGGCCTGGATGCTGCGCAGCCTGCTGGAGGGCTGA
- the aspS gene encoding aspartate--tRNA ligase, whose amino-acid sequence MRSHGCGDLRPAAIDQEVSLCGWVDRRRDHGGVIFIDLRDRSGTVQITVDPDQGAELFATAEHLRQETVLQVSGRVRSRPEEAINPRIATGQIEVLAAGLTVLNAVSGTLPFSVSVHDEETVREELRLRHRFLDLRRERMARNLRLRHTTVQTCRRYLEDAGFIEVETPVLTRSTPEGARDYIVPSRVCGGEWFALPQSPQLFKQLLMVGGVERYYQVARCFRDEDLRADRQPEFTQLDMEMSFMDQEEILALNEGLIRAVWRAVKGVELPDPFPRLTWQEAMDRYGTDRPDTRYGMELTDVSDLVRDIGFKVFSGAVAAGGAVKCIAVPGGNDAISNVRIKPGGDVFAEAQAAGAGGLAFIRVREGGEIDTIGAIRDSLTGERRAELLERSGAEPGTLLLFGAGDTATVNKALDRVRQFLARQLGLVPADRDNDLWHFLWVVDFPMFELNSDENRLEALHHPFCAPNPEDLGSDPQRWSETLPTARAQAYDLVLNGLELGGGSLRIHDSALQQQVLETVGLSAEEARSQFGFLIDALATGAPPHGGLAFGLDRLVMLLAGEESIRDTIAFPKTQQARCLMTQAPAAVSDGQLEELHVASTWTPPE is encoded by the coding sequence ATGCGCAGCCACGGATGCGGCGATCTGCGCCCAGCCGCCATCGATCAGGAGGTGAGTCTCTGCGGCTGGGTGGATCGCCGCCGCGACCACGGCGGGGTGATCTTCATCGATCTGCGCGACCGCAGCGGCACCGTGCAGATCACCGTGGACCCGGACCAGGGCGCCGAGCTGTTCGCCACCGCCGAGCACCTGCGCCAGGAGACGGTGCTGCAGGTGAGCGGCCGGGTGCGGAGCCGTCCGGAGGAGGCGATCAACCCCCGCATCGCCACCGGCCAGATCGAGGTGCTGGCCGCCGGCCTCACCGTGCTCAACGCCGTCAGCGGCACCCTGCCCTTCAGCGTCTCGGTGCACGACGAGGAGACGGTGCGCGAGGAGCTGCGCCTGCGCCACCGCTTCCTGGATCTGCGCCGCGAGCGCATGGCCCGCAACCTGCGCCTGCGCCACACCACGGTGCAGACCTGCCGCCGCTACCTGGAGGACGCCGGCTTCATCGAGGTGGAGACCCCGGTGCTCACCCGCTCCACGCCGGAGGGAGCCCGCGACTACATCGTTCCCTCGCGCGTCTGCGGTGGTGAGTGGTTCGCCCTGCCCCAGTCCCCCCAGCTGTTCAAGCAGCTGCTGATGGTGGGCGGGGTGGAGCGCTACTACCAGGTGGCCCGCTGCTTCCGCGACGAGGACCTGCGGGCCGACCGGCAGCCGGAGTTCACCCAGCTGGACATGGAGATGAGCTTCATGGACCAGGAGGAGATCCTCGCCCTGAACGAGGGCCTGATCCGTGCCGTGTGGAGGGCCGTGAAGGGGGTTGAGCTGCCCGATCCCTTCCCGAGGCTGACCTGGCAGGAGGCGATGGACCGCTACGGCACCGACCGGCCCGACACCCGCTACGGCATGGAGCTCACCGACGTGAGCGATCTCGTGCGCGACATCGGCTTCAAGGTGTTCAGCGGCGCCGTGGCCGCCGGTGGCGCGGTGAAGTGCATCGCCGTGCCCGGCGGCAACGACGCCATCAGCAACGTGCGGATCAAGCCCGGCGGCGATGTGTTCGCCGAGGCCCAGGCCGCCGGCGCCGGTGGCCTGGCCTTCATCCGCGTGCGCGAAGGCGGTGAGATCGACACGATCGGCGCCATCCGCGACTCCCTCACCGGCGAGCGCCGCGCCGAGCTGCTGGAGCGCAGCGGCGCCGAGCCCGGCACCCTGCTGCTGTTCGGGGCGGGCGACACCGCCACGGTGAACAAGGCGCTCGACCGGGTGCGTCAGTTCCTGGCGCGCCAGCTGGGGCTGGTCCCGGCCGACCGGGACAACGACCTCTGGCACTTCCTCTGGGTGGTGGACTTCCCGATGTTCGAGCTCAACAGCGACGAGAACCGCCTCGAGGCCCTGCACCACCCCTTCTGCGCCCCCAACCCGGAGGATCTCGGCAGCGACCCGCAGCGCTGGTCCGAGACCCTTCCCACCGCCCGGGCCCAGGCCTACGACCTGGTGCTCAACGGCCTCGAGCTGGGCGGCGGCTCGCTGCGCATCCACGACAGCGCCCTGCAGCAGCAGGTGCTGGAGACCGTGGGCCTCTCGGCGGAGGAGGCCCGCAGCCAGTTCGGCTTCCTGATCGACGCCCTGGCCACCGGCGCCCCGCCCCACGGAGGCCTGGCCTTCGGGCTCGACCGTCTGGTCATGCTGCTGGCGGGAGAGGAGTCGATCCGCGACACGATCGCCTTCCCCAAGACCCAGCAGGCCCGCTGCCTGATGACCCAGGCGCCCGCCGCCGTCAGCGACGGCCAGCTCGAGGAGCTGCATGTGGCCAGCACCTGGACGCCGCCGGAATGA
- the gcvT gene encoding glycine cleavage system aminomethyltransferase GcvT, with product MIQASGARLVPFAGWEMPLQFAGVVKEHQAVRSGCGLFDISHMGVLRLTGETCSDHLQRLVPSDLHRIGPGEACYTVLMQADGGILDDLIAYDCGLRDGQSELLLVINAACAEADTAWLQEQLAPHGVMITDAKGDGVLLALQGPQAAARLAPLLGESTAAAMAGPDGTPLAALPRFGHRQLRLEGIGEGPAAGAEVLVARTGYTGEDGFELLLPSGEAGTALWQRLTESGVEPCGLGARDTLRLEAGLHLYGSDMDRSTSPLEASLGWLVHLEMPEAFVGRDVLERQTAEGLERRLVGLSLEGRAIPRAGYSVRAGCGSDDAVVGRVTSGSWSPTLQCGIAMAYVPPALARPGTELAVEIRGTPQPARVVRRPFLRR from the coding sequence GTGATTCAGGCCAGCGGCGCCCGCCTGGTGCCCTTCGCCGGCTGGGAGATGCCGCTGCAGTTCGCCGGGGTGGTGAAGGAGCACCAGGCGGTGCGCAGCGGCTGCGGCCTCTTCGACATCTCCCACATGGGGGTGCTGCGGCTCACGGGCGAAACCTGCAGCGATCACCTGCAGCGCCTGGTGCCCTCGGACCTGCACCGCATCGGCCCCGGCGAGGCCTGCTACACGGTGCTGATGCAGGCCGACGGCGGCATCCTCGACGACCTGATCGCCTACGACTGCGGCCTGCGGGACGGGCAGAGCGAACTGCTCCTGGTGATCAACGCCGCCTGCGCCGAGGCCGACACCGCCTGGCTGCAGGAGCAGCTGGCACCGCACGGCGTCATGATCACCGATGCCAAGGGGGATGGGGTGCTGCTGGCCCTGCAGGGCCCGCAGGCCGCCGCCCGTCTGGCACCGCTGCTGGGGGAGAGCACCGCCGCGGCCATGGCCGGGCCCGATGGCACACCCCTGGCTGCCCTGCCCCGCTTCGGCCACCGCCAGCTGCGGCTGGAGGGCATCGGCGAGGGGCCGGCCGCCGGGGCCGAGGTGCTGGTGGCCCGCACGGGCTACACCGGCGAGGACGGCTTCGAGCTGCTGCTGCCCTCGGGCGAGGCGGGCACCGCCCTCTGGCAGCGGCTCACCGAATCCGGCGTCGAGCCCTGCGGTCTGGGCGCACGCGACACGCTGCGTCTGGAGGCGGGCCTGCACCTCTACGGCTCCGACATGGACCGCTCCACCAGCCCCCTGGAGGCCTCGCTCGGCTGGCTGGTGCACCTGGAGATGCCCGAAGCCTTCGTCGGACGCGACGTGCTGGAACGGCAGACGGCCGAGGGGCTTGAGCGGCGGCTGGTGGGCCTGAGCCTGGAGGGGCGCGCCATCCCCCGGGCCGGCTACAGCGTGCGGGCCGGCTGCGGCAGCGACGATGCCGTTGTGGGCCGGGTCACCAGCGGTAGCTGGTCTCCCACCCTGCAGTGCGGCATCGCCATGGCCTACGTGCCCCCCGCCCTGGCGCGGCCCGGCACGGAGCTGGCGGTGGAGATCCGCGGCACACCCCAGCCGGCGCGGGTGGTGCGCCGCCCCTTCCTGCGGCGGTAA
- a CDS encoding cyclic nucleotide-binding domain-containing protein, translating to MTSSPALATAAELMLNRAAGERVAFPTGTPIFRQGADVRSIYAICRGVVDVEERDQQRMRYGAGDLFSYQDILLPNAVHTNSAVAATPVELVRVERLNFLNLVHLHPTLVIQLLAQQHRRLREQRANGSCWF from the coding sequence GTGACTTCCTCCCCGGCTCTGGCAACGGCGGCTGAGCTGATGCTCAACCGGGCAGCCGGTGAGCGGGTCGCCTTTCCCACCGGAACGCCGATCTTCCGCCAGGGCGCTGACGTGCGCTCCATCTACGCCATCTGCCGGGGCGTGGTGGATGTGGAGGAACGGGATCAGCAGCGCATGCGCTACGGCGCCGGCGATCTCTTCTCGTATCAGGACATCCTGCTGCCCAACGCCGTTCACACCAACTCGGCCGTGGCCGCCACGCCGGTGGAGCTGGTGCGGGTGGAGCGGCTCAACTTCCTCAACCTGGTGCACCTGCATCCCACCCTGGTGATCCAGCTGCTGGCCCAGCAGCACCGCCGCCTGCGGGAGCAGCGGGCCAACGGCAGCTGCTGGTTCTGA
- the speB gene encoding agmatinase yields the protein MGARRDPRGCGVALFGVPYDGTTSFRPGARFGPAAVREVSQGLETYCPQLDRDLEDCAYADLGALPIPFGAPEPVVAAVEAATGSLLDAGLTPLMLGGEHSITAGAVAAAVRRHPDLVVVQLDAHADLRDSWLGARHSHACAMRRCLDVLPADRLLQVGIRSGTRPEFRELHRSGRLVPASPADAPQRAGEALEQALAPHADRPLYLTVDLDWFDPSVMPGTGTPEPGGFRWSHFAALVEVLKGRRWLGADVVELAPQLDGSGQSAVLAAKVVRSLLLLLSPPSD from the coding sequence ATGGGCGCCCGGCGCGACCCGCGTGGCTGCGGGGTGGCCCTGTTCGGGGTGCCCTACGACGGCACCACCTCCTTCCGGCCCGGCGCTCGCTTCGGGCCGGCGGCCGTGCGGGAGGTGAGCCAGGGGCTGGAGACCTACTGCCCCCAGCTGGACCGCGACCTGGAGGACTGCGCCTACGCCGATCTCGGCGCCCTGCCGATTCCGTTTGGGGCACCCGAGCCGGTGGTGGCCGCCGTGGAGGCCGCCACCGGCTCCCTGCTGGACGCTGGCCTCACGCCTCTGATGCTCGGCGGCGAGCACTCGATCACCGCCGGTGCGGTGGCCGCGGCGGTGCGGCGTCACCCGGATCTGGTGGTGGTGCAGCTCGATGCCCACGCCGATCTGCGCGACAGCTGGCTGGGAGCCCGCCACAGCCACGCCTGCGCCATGCGCCGCTGCCTCGACGTGTTGCCGGCGGATCGGTTGCTGCAGGTGGGCATCCGCAGCGGCACCCGGCCGGAGTTCCGCGAGCTGCACCGCAGCGGCCGCCTGGTGCCGGCCTCACCGGCGGACGCGCCCCAGCGCGCCGGCGAGGCGCTCGAGCAGGCCCTGGCGCCCCATGCCGACCGGCCCCTCTACCTCACGGTGGACCTGGACTGGTTCGATCCCTCCGTGATGCCCGGCACCGGCACGCCGGAGCCCGGCGGCTTCCGCTGGAGCCACTTCGCCGCGCTGGTGGAGGTGCTGAAGGGTCGGCGCTGGCTGGGGGCCGACGTGGTGGAACTGGCGCCCCAGCTCGATGGCAGCGGCCAGAGCGCCGTGCTGGCGGCCAAGGTGGTGCGTTCGCTGCTGCTGCTGCTGAGCCCGCCCTCGGACTGA
- the mazG gene encoding nucleoside triphosphate pyrophosphohydrolase, with amino-acid sequence MAPEVPPQQAMAELAAVVARLRDPEHGCPWDLKQTHASLVPYALEEAHELADAIRHGDDAHLREELGDLLLQVLLHSQIASEEGRFDLADVALGLRDKLVRRHPHVFAPAGDDGAGNRGHRGDAEAVRRSWEAIKAAERQAASGDAAASGDPERRSPLSDALGRKVRGQPALAAAMTISRKAAAAGFEWDDMAGVWGKVREEMAELEEAVSSGDRAHAESELGDVLFTLVNVARWCGLNPEEGLAGTNRRFLDRFSRVEAALAGDLQGRSLQELEGLWQQAKQAIRSEGGGTAGPDTGAGGS; translated from the coding sequence ATGGCTCCTGAGGTGCCCCCGCAGCAGGCCATGGCCGAGCTGGCGGCGGTGGTAGCCCGCCTGCGGGACCCGGAGCACGGCTGCCCCTGGGACCTGAAGCAGACCCACGCCTCCCTGGTGCCCTACGCCCTGGAGGAGGCCCATGAACTGGCCGACGCCATCCGCCACGGCGACGACGCCCATCTGCGCGAGGAGCTGGGGGATCTGCTGCTGCAGGTGCTGCTCCACAGCCAGATCGCCTCGGAGGAAGGCCGGTTCGATCTGGCCGATGTGGCGCTGGGCCTGCGCGACAAGCTGGTGCGCCGTCATCCGCATGTGTTCGCGCCCGCGGGCGACGACGGGGCGGGCAATCGCGGACACCGCGGCGATGCCGAGGCGGTGCGGCGCAGCTGGGAGGCGATCAAGGCGGCCGAGCGGCAGGCGGCCAGCGGCGACGCTGCAGCGAGCGGCGACCCCGAACGCCGCAGCCCGCTCAGCGACGCCCTGGGCCGCAAGGTGCGGGGCCAGCCCGCCCTGGCCGCGGCCATGACCATCTCCCGCAAGGCCGCCGCGGCCGGCTTCGAGTGGGACGACATGGCCGGGGTGTGGGGCAAGGTGCGGGAGGAAATGGCGGAGCTGGAGGAGGCCGTGAGCAGCGGCGACCGTGCCCACGCCGAAAGCGAGCTGGGCGATGTGCTGTTCACCCTGGTGAACGTGGCTCGCTGGTGCGGGCTCAACCCCGAGGAGGGCCTGGCGGGCACGAACCGGCGCTTCCTCGATCGCTTCTCCCGCGTGGAGGCGGCCCTGGCGGGCGACCTGCAGGGACGCTCTCTCCAGGAGCTCGAGGGCCTGTGGCAGCAGGCCAAGCAGGCGATCCGCTCGGAGGGCGGCGGCACAGCCGGGCCGGACACCGGCGCTGGCGGGAGCTGA
- a CDS encoding DUF2227 family putative metal-binding protein has translation MARPGGSRPGRGLLPGGGLWLSPDLDTRSRALRRWGPLGWIWWPYRRLLPHRSPISHAPLLGTAGRLLLLIVWCGAAAALLEGLGLAPGLMARLAGWAARLGDERRVWLLCALLSLELSAWLHLLLDGDPDWPRRQR, from the coding sequence ATGGCTCGGCCCGGCGGGAGCCGCCCTGGCCGCGGCCTGCTTCCTGGCGGGGGGCTCTGGCTCTCCCCCGATCTCGACACCCGCTCCCGGGCCCTGCGGCGCTGGGGCCCTCTGGGCTGGATCTGGTGGCCCTACCGCAGGCTGCTGCCGCACCGCTCACCCATCTCGCACGCGCCCCTGCTGGGCACCGCCGGCCGCCTGCTGCTGCTGATCGTCTGGTGCGGAGCCGCCGCCGCCCTGCTCGAGGGGCTGGGCCTGGCCCCGGGTCTGATGGCCCGGCTGGCCGGATGGGCCGCCCGCCTGGGCGACGAGCGCCGCGTCTGGCTGCTCTGCGCGCTGCTGAGCCTGGAGCTCAGCGCCTGGCTGCACCTGCTGCTCGATGGCGACCCCGATTGGCCGCGGCGCCAACGGTGA